A part of Candidatus Deferrimicrobium borealis genomic DNA contains:
- the selB gene encoding selenocysteine-specific translation elongation factor gives MSKTVILGTAGHIDHGKSSLVLALTGTDPDRLKEEKERGITIELGFARLSLPSGTLAGIVDVPGHERFVRTMVSGAAGVDIVLLVVAADEGVMPQTREHLDICRLLAVRHGIVVLNKCDKAESEWMDLQEEEIRALVRGTFLEGAPIVRVSAATGEGLPELVSALDRIAAGIPGKDASNLFRLPVDRSFSMKGFGTVVTGTVIGGTVATGEEVAILPGGTVAKVRGLQVHGGPVERASAGTRTAVNLQGMEKESAPRGSVLCHPGTFSPTKSAEVFVEYLPLVPKPLRNRGQISFHAGTFSCVGRILLYGQIEIPPGGSGYGRVLLSGETVLSGGDRFILRGFSPLANFGYTIGGGAVLHPKPPTRRGAGKAVPAALPRLRSGDPAERVLAAVEDAGAAGITPADAAVIAGLGADRTREILKEPAVKGMISELPASGKIWHRSAIYTASSLSGEVLTQLHDRNPERNGFPREEIASLFPIPPDPGFLSLALEGNASIARQGELYFLPARKPKAVELGSPLARKIAEFLRAAGDAAPGRAELLEAVKGISADPKAVEKVVDGLARAGEIVRVKELLFDGAALRGIQEALVAFLAKRGEITVPEFKEMTGLSRKYIIPLLEHFDATKVTLRVGDKRVLRKK, from the coding sequence ATGTCGAAAACCGTGATCCTCGGGACCGCCGGGCACATCGACCACGGGAAGAGTTCCCTCGTGCTGGCGCTGACCGGCACCGACCCCGACCGGCTGAAGGAGGAGAAGGAGCGGGGGATCACGATCGAGCTCGGGTTCGCCCGCCTCTCCCTCCCGTCGGGAACGCTCGCCGGCATCGTCGACGTGCCGGGACACGAGCGGTTCGTCCGGACGATGGTGTCCGGGGCGGCGGGGGTCGACATCGTCCTTCTCGTCGTGGCCGCTGACGAGGGGGTGATGCCGCAGACGCGCGAGCATCTCGACATCTGCCGCCTTCTCGCGGTGCGCCACGGGATCGTCGTCCTCAACAAGTGCGACAAGGCGGAGAGCGAGTGGATGGACCTCCAGGAGGAGGAGATCCGCGCGCTCGTCCGCGGAACGTTCCTCGAAGGCGCCCCGATCGTCCGGGTTTCCGCCGCCACCGGCGAGGGGCTCCCCGAACTGGTCTCCGCCCTCGACCGGATCGCCGCCGGGATCCCGGGGAAGGACGCGTCGAACCTGTTCCGCCTCCCCGTCGACCGCTCCTTCTCGATGAAAGGGTTCGGCACCGTGGTCACGGGAACGGTGATCGGCGGGACGGTCGCGACCGGCGAGGAGGTGGCGATCCTCCCGGGAGGGACCGTCGCGAAGGTGCGCGGGCTGCAGGTCCACGGCGGCCCGGTGGAACGGGCGTCCGCGGGGACCCGCACCGCGGTCAACCTGCAGGGGATGGAGAAGGAGAGCGCCCCGCGCGGGTCGGTCCTGTGTCACCCCGGGACGTTCTCCCCCACGAAGTCCGCGGAGGTGTTCGTCGAGTACCTTCCGCTGGTTCCCAAGCCGCTTCGCAACCGGGGCCAGATCTCCTTCCACGCGGGGACCTTCTCCTGCGTCGGCAGGATCCTCCTCTACGGGCAGATCGAAATCCCGCCGGGAGGCTCGGGGTACGGACGGGTGCTCCTCTCCGGGGAGACGGTCCTCTCGGGCGGCGACCGGTTCATCCTGCGGGGATTCTCCCCGCTGGCGAATTTCGGATACACCATCGGCGGCGGGGCCGTGCTGCATCCGAAGCCCCCCACGCGAAGGGGGGCCGGAAAGGCGGTCCCGGCGGCTCTTCCCCGGTTGCGCTCGGGAGACCCCGCGGAGCGCGTCCTGGCGGCGGTGGAGGATGCCGGCGCGGCGGGAATCACTCCCGCGGACGCGGCGGTCATCGCCGGACTCGGAGCGGATCGGACCCGCGAAATCCTGAAGGAGCCCGCGGTCAAGGGGATGATCTCCGAACTCCCCGCCTCTGGAAAAATATGGCACCGTTCGGCAATTTACACCGCGTCGTCCCTCTCCGGCGAGGTTCTGACGCAGCTGCACGACCGCAATCCCGAACGGAACGGGTTCCCGCGGGAAGAGATCGCCTCCCTGTTCCCCATTCCTCCCGACCCGGGCTTCCTCTCCCTCGCCCTGGAGGGAAACGCCTCCATCGCCCGCCAGGGAGAGCTTTACTTCCTCCCGGCCCGCAAGCCGAAGGCGGTGGAACTGGGGAGCCCGCTGGCCCGCAAGATCGCGGAGTTCCTCCGGGCGGCGGGCGACGCCGCGCCCGGCCGCGCCGAGCTTCTGGAGGCGGTGAAAGGAATTTCGGCGGACCCGAAGGCGGTGGAGAAGGTGGTCGACGGCCTTGCCCGCGCCGGGGAGATCGTCCGCGTGAAGGAACTCCTCTTCGACGGGGCGGCGCTGCGGGGGATCCAGGAGGCGCTCGTCGCGTTTCTCGCAAAGCGGGGCGAGATCACCGTGCCGGAGTTCAAGGAGATGACCGGGCTCTCCCGCAAATACATCATCCCGCTCCTCGAGCACTTCGACGCGACGAAAGTCACCCTGCGGGTGGGCGACAAGCGGGTGCTGCGGAAGAAGTAG
- a CDS encoding rhomboid family intramembrane serine protease encodes MKRSRWYARNRSSPITRRAHRSYGSDTVTLWKSANAAHATITFTGFTAPWYTGILVLVNCPYCKIPSMNAMASGEVEVDRCRTCGAAWFDPGEIREVTQGRLPAEEDAEPVADPSPPAKEGRGTALRLAWAESRGLPCPRCGEPLRPADFQLTGVPVFRCGGCGGMLVSRRGVKALAGRFKFQRDHSQLYESLGASMAEEVRGRMNRRLGPDVAEVHPGQIPLPVLVPLADGTSPGSRPPLVVYGILFLTLALHLLFWIGAGDVPILQARLALPSGTGFSGVPKFALLLIPFLHGGIVPLAVGCLFLFVLGDNVEDRLGRVPFLLFYLFCGAVAGAAHVVAGKAGMPAALGSAGAVAGVLGAYLVFFPDVPIAMYGMGRVVTVPAYLFACAWAVSVFLWGWGPGPLSNLLNPAPYSLAGHLAGFGTGVACALLCRSVE; translated from the coding sequence GTGAAGAGGAGCCGGTGGTACGCCCGGAACCGGTCTTCGCCCATCACGCGTCGGGCCCACCGCTCGTACGGCTCCGACACGGTCACGCTGTGGAAGAGCGCGAACGCGGCCCACGCGACGATCACCTTCACCGGGTTCACGGCCCCATGGTACACCGGTATACTGGTCCTCGTGAATTGCCCGTACTGCAAGATTCCGTCGATGAACGCGATGGCGTCGGGCGAGGTCGAGGTTGATCGGTGCCGCACCTGCGGGGCGGCCTGGTTCGATCCCGGAGAGATCCGCGAAGTGACGCAGGGGCGGCTGCCCGCCGAAGAGGACGCCGAGCCCGTCGCGGATCCCTCCCCTCCGGCGAAGGAGGGGAGGGGTACAGCCCTGCGGCTCGCCTGGGCCGAGTCCCGTGGTCTTCCTTGCCCGCGGTGCGGCGAACCGCTGCGTCCCGCCGACTTCCAGCTCACGGGGGTCCCGGTCTTCCGCTGCGGCGGATGCGGCGGGATGCTCGTCTCGCGCCGCGGCGTGAAGGCTCTTGCCGGGCGATTCAAATTCCAGCGCGACCACTCGCAGCTCTACGAATCCCTCGGCGCCTCGATGGCGGAAGAGGTCCGGGGCCGGATGAACCGGCGACTCGGCCCGGACGTCGCCGAGGTGCACCCCGGGCAGATCCCGCTGCCGGTCCTCGTTCCCCTCGCGGACGGGACGTCTCCCGGGTCGCGTCCCCCCCTGGTGGTGTACGGGATCCTCTTCCTGACGTTGGCGTTGCATCTCCTTTTCTGGATCGGCGCGGGAGACGTGCCTATTCTCCAGGCGCGCCTGGCCCTCCCGTCCGGGACGGGATTTTCCGGAGTGCCGAAGTTCGCGCTGCTGTTGATCCCCTTCCTTCACGGTGGGATCGTCCCGCTTGCCGTCGGGTGCCTCTTCCTCTTCGTCCTGGGCGACAACGTGGAAGATCGGCTGGGGCGGGTTCCGTTCCTCCTCTTTTATCTCTTTTGCGGCGCGGTTGCGGGTGCGGCGCACGTCGTGGCGGGAAAAGCGGGGATGCCCGCCGCGCTCGGCTCCGCCGGCGCCGTGGCGGGGGTGCTGGGCGCCTACCTCGTCTTCTTTCCGGACGTACCGATCGCGATGTACGGGATGGGGCGGGTCGTCACCGTCCCCGCCTACCTTTTCGCGTGCGCCTGGGCAGTCTCCGTCTTCCTGTGGGGGTGGGGCCCGGGCCCCCTGTCGAACCTGCTGAACCCCGCGCCGTACTCCCTCGCGGGGCATCTCGCCGGCTTTGGGACGGGCGTGGCGTGCGCGCTCCTCTGCCGCTCCGTGGAGTGA
- a CDS encoding isoprenylcysteine carboxylmethyltransferase family protein has protein sequence MMGEDRFRAYHRLLFTLYSAAATAAVLLYVRSLPDIPLYRIDGWVRLLFHGVQFLGAGLLLWTPWDLKEFIGLRQWERHRKKEEDAQGRNEGLFTGKGYGLVRHPLYLGCSLLLAFHPDQTHSSATTAAAVVAYFYIGTFFEERRLIRTFGEEYREYQRRVPRFLPLPRRGDP, from the coding sequence GTGATGGGCGAAGACCGGTTCCGGGCGTACCACCGGCTCCTCTTCACGCTTTACTCCGCCGCCGCCACGGCCGCGGTGCTCCTGTACGTGCGCTCGCTCCCGGACATCCCCCTCTACCGCATCGACGGATGGGTCCGCCTCCTCTTCCACGGAGTGCAGTTCTTGGGGGCGGGCCTGCTCCTGTGGACGCCGTGGGACCTGAAGGAGTTCATCGGCCTGCGCCAATGGGAGCGCCACCGGAAAAAGGAAGAAGACGCGCAGGGCCGCAACGAGGGGCTATTCACCGGGAAAGGGTACGGACTGGTGCGCCACCCGCTCTACCTCGGGTGCTCGCTGCTCCTCGCCTTCCACCCGGACCAGACGCACAGCAGTGCGACCACGGCGGCGGCCGTCGTCGCCTACTTCTACATCGGGACGTTTTTCGAGGAGCGCCGACTCATCCGCACGTTCGGGGAAGAGTACCGGGAGTACCAGCGCCGCGTCCCGCGCTTCCTGCCGCTTCCGCGCCGAGGCGATCCATGA
- the nth gene encoding endonuclease III: MTPGKGAAPAKEVLAFLARAYPGARVLLDYRNPFELLVATVLAAQCTDERVNTVTPPLFRSWPGPSALANASQEEIEEAVRSTGFYRNKARAIRELSAVLVERHDGRVPGTMGELTTLPGVGRKTASILLGACFGLPALPVDTHVGRVSFRIGWTASKDPVRIEEDLARTIPPGKWWEFATRLGWHGRRVCVARKPRCPECGLAAVCPKRGV, from the coding sequence GTGACCCCCGGGAAGGGAGCGGCGCCGGCGAAGGAGGTCCTCGCCTTTCTCGCGAGGGCATACCCCGGAGCGCGGGTCCTCCTCGATTACCGCAACCCGTTCGAACTGCTCGTGGCGACCGTTCTCGCCGCGCAATGCACGGACGAGCGGGTGAATACCGTGACCCCGCCGCTGTTCCGCTCCTGGCCGGGTCCTTCCGCCCTCGCGAACGCGAGCCAGGAGGAGATCGAGGAGGCGGTTCGCTCCACCGGCTTCTACCGGAACAAGGCGAGGGCAATCCGGGAGCTGTCCGCCGTCCTGGTGGAACGACACGACGGACGCGTTCCGGGAACGATGGGGGAGCTGACGACTCTTCCCGGCGTGGGCCGGAAGACCGCCTCGATCCTCCTCGGCGCCTGCTTCGGGCTCCCCGCGCTCCCCGTGGACACCCACGTCGGGCGGGTTTCGTTCCGGATCGGATGGACGGCGTCGAAGGACCCCGTCCGGATCGAAGAGGACCTCGCAAGAACGATCCCGCCCGGGAAGTGGTGGGAGTTCGCAACGCGCCTCGGGTGGCACGGACGGCGGGTGTGTGTCGCCCGCAAGCCCCGGTGCCCGGAGTGCGGCCTCGCCGCCGTCTGCCCGAAGCGGGGGGTGTAA
- a CDS encoding NADH-quinone oxidoreductase subunit N translates to MTPIPFDPAALVQGLRSILPELIVIATAIAVLLADLVLPERGKKSLCHLGIAGTAIAILATLSLGPGRIDGFSGAIVHDGMGLFITLTILATALLTLLMATGYSEWEGTQKGEFYALLLFSTAGMLFMAKGTDLMIVFLGLETMSIPIYCMVGFHRNRMTSLEGALKYFLLGAFASGFLLYGIALMYSVTGTTKIPAIAGMIGDLRLFGNPVFLVGVGLLLVGFAFKVSLVPFHMWTPDAYQGAPTVVTAFMAAGVKAAGFAALLRVTLLTFPALGPVMTNILWVLAFLTMTVGNLAALLQDNMKRMLAYSSIAHAGYILVGFVSGDVAGGQAALFYLLVYAFMNLGAFGVAMLLAHKEDDGYDIGNFTGIGFRYPVLGGLLTLFLVSLAGIPPTAGFIGKFYLFSAAVKNGYVGLAVLGVLNSAVSIYYYLRPVVYMYMLPAQGEIPVPRPPRTAFSLALCISAAAVLVLGIAPRSVLAFAERSILSLLM, encoded by the coding sequence ATGACGCCGATTCCCTTCGATCCGGCTGCGCTGGTGCAGGGTCTCCGCAGCATCCTCCCCGAACTGATCGTGATCGCCACCGCGATCGCGGTCCTGCTGGCCGACCTGGTCCTTCCGGAGCGGGGGAAGAAGAGTTTGTGCCACCTCGGGATCGCGGGCACGGCGATCGCGATCCTGGCCACGCTGTCGCTGGGGCCCGGACGGATCGACGGGTTCTCCGGAGCGATCGTCCACGACGGGATGGGGCTGTTCATCACCCTGACGATCCTGGCCACCGCGCTGCTCACCCTGCTGATGGCGACCGGCTACTCCGAGTGGGAGGGGACGCAGAAAGGGGAGTTCTACGCCCTGCTCCTCTTCTCCACCGCCGGGATGCTCTTCATGGCGAAGGGGACGGATCTCATGATCGTCTTCCTGGGGCTGGAGACGATGTCGATCCCCATCTACTGCATGGTCGGGTTTCACCGGAACCGGATGACGTCGCTCGAGGGGGCGCTGAAATATTTCCTCCTCGGGGCGTTCGCCTCGGGGTTCCTGCTCTACGGGATCGCCCTGATGTACTCGGTGACCGGGACGACGAAGATCCCCGCGATCGCGGGGATGATCGGCGACCTGCGCCTCTTCGGAAACCCGGTGTTCCTCGTCGGCGTGGGGCTGCTCCTCGTCGGGTTCGCCTTCAAGGTATCGCTCGTCCCCTTCCACATGTGGACCCCCGACGCGTACCAGGGGGCGCCCACGGTGGTGACGGCGTTCATGGCCGCCGGCGTGAAGGCGGCAGGCTTCGCGGCGCTCCTGCGGGTGACGCTGCTGACCTTCCCGGCGCTCGGGCCGGTGATGACGAACATCCTCTGGGTCCTGGCGTTCCTCACGATGACGGTGGGGAACCTGGCGGCCCTGCTCCAGGACAACATGAAGCGGATGCTCGCCTACTCCTCGATCGCCCACGCGGGGTACATCCTCGTGGGATTCGTCTCCGGGGACGTCGCCGGCGGGCAGGCGGCCCTCTTCTATCTGCTGGTGTACGCCTTCATGAACCTGGGCGCCTTCGGCGTGGCGATGCTCCTCGCGCACAAGGAGGACGACGGGTACGACATCGGGAACTTCACGGGGATCGGCTTCCGCTACCCCGTGCTCGGCGGCCTGCTCACGCTGTTTCTCGTGTCGCTGGCCGGGATCCCGCCCACCGCGGGATTCATCGGGAAGTTCTACCTGTTCAGCGCGGCGGTGAAAAACGGCTACGTCGGGCTGGCCGTCCTCGGCGTGCTGAACAGCGCCGTGTCGATCTACTACTACCTGCGGCCGGTCGTCTACATGTACATGCTCCCCGCGCAGGGCGAGATCCCGGTTCCCCGGCCTCCCCGCACCGCCTTCTCCCTCGCGCTGTGCATCTCCGCGGCGGCGGTCCTGGTCCTCGGGATCGCGCCCCGCTCCGTCCTCGCGTTCGCGGAACGGTCCATCCTCTCTCTGCTGATGTAG
- a CDS encoding NADH-quinone oxidoreductase subunit M, with protein MTGVALLDQHLLSVLIALPMIGAAVLLFFPRGADDAIRKFTVLVTIAEFLLSLAVVARFDVATAGMQLVERAPWIPQYGISYIVGVDGISLWILMLTTFIMPTTILSTWSAVTRNVKEFMVFMLVLETAMVGVFLATDLFLFYIFWELVLIPMYFLIGVWGGERRIYAAIKFFLYTFAGSVLMLVAIIALYFHHHAVTGVYTMDLMRLYELTIPVKLQLWLFAAFFLAFAFKVPMFPFHTWLPDAHVEAPTAGSVILAAVLLKMGTYGFLRFAMALFPVAAADWTPLIAVLAVIGVIYGALVAMVQKDVKKLVAYSSVSHLGFVMLGLFAFNLQGIEGAILQMVNHGISTGALFLIVGIIYERRHTRLISEFGGLSKVVPVFALCFMVVTLSSIGVPGTNGFVGEFLILLGAFKVQKWYAVVAATGVIFAAVYMLWMFQRVMFGKVTNEENLRLADMNGREVAYMLPLLLFILWIGVYPQPFLRRMDASVNAFVTRFEAKKQAALAGSPAGETMLVRYFDGKKGGAR; from the coding sequence ATGACCGGCGTCGCGCTGCTCGACCAGCACCTCCTGTCGGTCCTGATCGCGCTGCCGATGATCGGCGCGGCGGTGCTCCTGTTCTTCCCGCGGGGAGCGGACGACGCGATCCGGAAGTTCACGGTCCTCGTGACGATCGCGGAGTTCCTCCTCTCCCTGGCGGTGGTGGCGCGTTTCGACGTCGCGACGGCGGGGATGCAGCTGGTGGAGCGGGCCCCCTGGATCCCGCAATACGGGATCTCCTACATCGTCGGGGTGGACGGGATCTCCCTCTGGATCCTGATGCTCACGACCTTCATCATGCCGACCACGATCCTCTCGACCTGGTCGGCGGTGACGAGGAACGTGAAGGAGTTCATGGTCTTCATGCTCGTCCTCGAGACCGCGATGGTCGGGGTGTTCCTCGCCACCGACCTGTTCCTCTTCTACATCTTCTGGGAGCTGGTCCTCATCCCGATGTATTTCCTCATCGGCGTGTGGGGGGGCGAGCGGCGGATCTACGCGGCGATCAAGTTCTTCCTGTACACCTTCGCCGGCTCGGTCCTGATGCTGGTCGCGATCATCGCCCTCTACTTCCACCATCACGCCGTCACCGGGGTCTACACGATGGACCTCATGAGGCTCTACGAGCTCACGATCCCGGTCAAGCTGCAACTCTGGCTCTTCGCCGCCTTCTTCCTCGCCTTCGCCTTCAAGGTGCCGATGTTCCCCTTCCACACGTGGCTGCCGGACGCGCACGTCGAGGCGCCCACGGCGGGCTCGGTGATCCTTGCGGCCGTCCTCCTGAAGATGGGGACGTACGGCTTCCTCCGCTTCGCCATGGCCCTGTTCCCCGTCGCCGCCGCCGACTGGACGCCGCTGATCGCGGTCCTCGCCGTCATCGGGGTCATTTACGGCGCTCTGGTGGCGATGGTCCAGAAGGACGTGAAGAAGCTGGTCGCCTACTCCTCCGTGTCGCACCTGGGCTTCGTCATGCTGGGGCTGTTCGCCTTCAACCTGCAGGGGATCGAGGGGGCCATCCTCCAGATGGTCAACCACGGCATCTCCACCGGGGCGCTCTTCCTCATCGTCGGGATCATCTACGAGCGGCGCCACACCCGCCTCATCTCCGAGTTCGGGGGGTTGTCCAAGGTCGTGCCGGTCTTCGCCCTCTGTTTCATGGTCGTCACCCTCTCGTCGATCGGGGTCCCGGGGACGAACGGCTTCGTCGGCGAATTCCTGATCCTGCTGGGGGCGTTCAAGGTCCAGAAATGGTACGCCGTCGTCGCGGCGACCGGGGTCATCTTCGCCGCCGTCTACATGCTCTGGATGTTCCAGCGGGTGATGTTCGGCAAGGTGACCAACGAGGAGAACCTTCGTCTGGCCGACATGAACGGGCGGGAGGTCGCCTACATGCTCCCGCTGCTGCTGTTCATCCTGTGGATCGGGGTGTACCCGCAGCCGTTCCTGCGGCGGATGGACGCCTCCGTGAACGCGTTCGTCACGCGCTTCGAGGCGAAGAAACAGGCGGCGCTCGCCGGCTCCCCCGCGGGGGAGACGATGCTCGTCCGCTACTTCGACGGGAAGAAGGGCGGCGCGCGATGA
- the nuoL gene encoding NADH-quinone oxidoreductase subunit L, with the protein MVNGILDCLWLVPALPLLGVVLNGAIALFAERPLLLKEAGLPLPGGSHGPSAHGTSASPSGAHSGSHGGHHEAPGYRKLVAFIAPAVVGAAFVVALLCVLSLASRPADGRTFVQVLFPWIQAGSLVVPAALQLDPLSSVMALVVTGVGFLIHVYSVGYMSHERAFARYFVYLNLFMFAMLTLVLANNYLLMFVGWEGVGLCSYLLIGFWYEKQSASDAGKKAFIANRIGDFGVLLAMFLVFWTFGSLSYTEVFARVPLLRESGVLTTGLATAITLLLFLGATGKSAQIPLYVWLPDAMEGPTPVSALIHAATMVTAGVYMVARSSALFLLAPDTMMVVAVIGAVTAIFSATIGICQTDIKRVLAYSTVSQLGYMFLACGVGAFTAAIFHLMTHAFFKALLFLGSGSVIHALSGEQDMQKMGGLKKYVPVTFATMFVATLAIAGIPGLSGFFSKDEILWQAFSSSHGSPVLWVIAAVAAGITAFYMFRLVFLTFFGKSRMDPEVERHAHESPWTMTVPLTILAVLSVAGGWIGIPAVLGGSNLFEHWLAPVFHPVAAAGAHGAAAGAAHGAEAGAHHSTTLEIGLMALSVAIALCGIGLAYFLYRVRTEKPEEIARKWPTLYDVVYNKYYIDEFYEWALIRRIVAISIGLWEMFDALFIDGIVNGAAGLVRAAGDRVRRLQGGVVGGYAFSLLAGAVLLVGYILYRSVVQ; encoded by the coding sequence ATGGTGAACGGCATCCTCGACTGCCTGTGGCTGGTCCCGGCGCTCCCGCTGTTGGGGGTCGTGCTCAACGGCGCGATCGCCCTGTTCGCCGAGCGGCCCCTCCTGTTGAAGGAGGCGGGGTTACCGCTCCCGGGAGGCTCCCATGGACCTTCGGCCCACGGGACTTCGGCCTCGCCATCCGGTGCACACTCGGGCTCGCATGGGGGACATCACGAAGCCCCGGGGTATCGGAAACTGGTCGCTTTCATCGCCCCCGCGGTGGTCGGCGCGGCGTTCGTCGTCGCCCTCCTGTGCGTGCTGTCGCTCGCCTCCCGCCCCGCGGACGGCCGGACCTTCGTGCAGGTCCTCTTCCCCTGGATCCAGGCCGGGTCGCTCGTCGTCCCGGCGGCGCTGCAGCTCGACCCGCTCTCCTCGGTGATGGCACTGGTCGTCACCGGCGTCGGGTTCCTCATCCACGTCTACTCCGTGGGGTACATGTCCCACGAGCGCGCCTTCGCCCGGTACTTCGTCTACCTCAACCTGTTCATGTTCGCCATGCTCACCCTGGTGCTGGCGAACAACTACCTGCTGATGTTCGTCGGGTGGGAGGGCGTGGGCCTCTGCTCGTACCTGCTGATCGGCTTCTGGTACGAGAAACAGAGCGCCTCCGACGCGGGGAAGAAGGCGTTCATCGCCAACCGGATCGGCGACTTCGGCGTCCTCCTCGCGATGTTCCTCGTCTTCTGGACCTTCGGATCCCTCTCCTACACGGAGGTCTTCGCGAGGGTCCCGCTGCTCCGGGAGAGCGGGGTCCTGACCACCGGCCTCGCCACGGCGATCACCCTGCTCCTGTTCCTCGGCGCCACCGGCAAGTCCGCGCAGATCCCGCTCTACGTCTGGCTCCCCGACGCGATGGAGGGGCCCACGCCGGTGTCGGCGCTCATTCACGCGGCCACGATGGTCACCGCCGGCGTCTACATGGTCGCCCGTTCGAGCGCCCTTTTCCTCCTGGCCCCCGACACGATGATGGTCGTGGCGGTCATCGGCGCGGTCACCGCGATCTTCTCGGCGACGATCGGCATCTGCCAGACCGACATCAAGCGGGTCCTGGCGTACTCCACCGTGTCGCAGCTCGGGTACATGTTCCTCGCCTGCGGCGTCGGGGCGTTCACCGCCGCGATCTTCCACCTGATGACGCACGCCTTCTTCAAGGCGCTCCTCTTCCTCGGGTCCGGGTCCGTGATCCACGCCCTCTCCGGGGAGCAGGACATGCAGAAGATGGGGGGGCTCAAGAAATACGTTCCCGTCACCTTCGCCACCATGTTCGTCGCCACGCTGGCGATCGCGGGGATCCCGGGGCTGTCGGGGTTCTTCTCCAAGGACGAGATCCTGTGGCAGGCGTTCTCTTCGTCCCACGGGAGCCCGGTCCTGTGGGTCATCGCGGCGGTCGCGGCGGGGATCACGGCGTTCTACATGTTCCGGCTCGTCTTCCTCACCTTCTTCGGAAAATCCCGCATGGACCCCGAGGTCGAGAGGCACGCCCACGAGTCCCCCTGGACGATGACCGTGCCGCTGACGATCCTCGCGGTCCTGTCGGTCGCCGGCGGGTGGATCGGGATCCCGGCCGTCCTGGGCGGGAGCAACCTCTTCGAGCATTGGCTGGCGCCGGTCTTCCACCCGGTCGCCGCGGCAGGCGCCCACGGGGCGGCGGCGGGTGCGGCGCACGGGGCGGAGGCGGGAGCCCATCATTCCACGACGCTCGAGATCGGGCTGATGGCGCTGTCGGTCGCGATCGCCCTGTGCGGCATCGGCCTCGCGTACTTCCTCTACAGGGTCCGGACGGAGAAACCCGAAGAGATCGCCCGGAAGTGGCCGACCCTCTACGACGTCGTGTACAACAAGTATTACATCGACGAATTCTACGAATGGGCGCTGATCCGGCGGATCGTGGCCATCTCCATCGGGCTGTGGGAGATGTTCGACGCCCTCTTCATCGACGGGATCGTCAACGGCGCGGCCGGCCTCGTTCGCGCCGCGGGCGACCGGGTGCGCAGGCTCCAGGGCGGTGTCGTCGGCGGGTACGCCTTCTCCCTGCTGGCGGGCGCGGTCCTCCTCGTCGGGTACATCCTCTACCGGAGCGTGGTCCAATGA
- the nuoK gene encoding NADH-quinone oxidoreductase subunit NuoK, with protein MIAPSAYLLLSAILFGIGVVGVVARKNVLIILMSVELMLNGVNVAFVAAGSYLGNATGGVFAFMVMTVAAAEAAVGLALLIALYRLKETVDITELKVLKW; from the coding sequence ATGATCGCACCGTCGGCATACCTGCTCCTCTCGGCGATCCTGTTCGGGATCGGGGTCGTCGGGGTGGTGGCGCGGAAGAACGTCCTCATCATCCTGATGAGCGTCGAGCTGATGCTGAACGGCGTGAACGTGGCGTTCGTCGCGGCCGGCTCGTACCTGGGCAACGCGACCGGCGGGGTCTTCGCCTTCATGGTGATGACCGTGGCGGCCGCCGAGGCGGCGGTGGGGCTCGCGCTGCTGATCGCGCTGTACCGGCTGAAGGAAACGGTCGACATCACGGAGCTCAAGGTCCTCAAATGGTGA
- a CDS encoding NADH-quinone oxidoreductase subunit J, translated as METVLFILFGAIAVCGAVMVVTRKHPMASALYLILTLFAVAALFVLRQAHFLAAIQVIIYAGAVVVLFVFVIMLINVPEDRLPVERATTVRVLGVLAAGFFILESAVLARRYSMPTGPAAEVGTVETVGRALFTDYLLAFEITSVLLLAAVIGAIALAKRKI; from the coding sequence ATGGAAACGGTTCTCTTCATCCTGTTCGGCGCGATCGCGGTCTGCGGGGCGGTCATGGTGGTGACGCGGAAGCATCCGATGGCGTCCGCGCTCTACCTGATCCTCACCCTGTTCGCCGTGGCGGCGCTGTTCGTGCTCCGCCAGGCCCACTTCCTCGCGGCGATCCAGGTGATCATCTACGCGGGGGCGGTGGTCGTGCTGTTCGTCTTCGTCATCATGCTGATCAACGTGCCGGAGGACCGCCTCCCCGTGGAGCGTGCGACGACGGTGCGCGTGCTGGGCGTCCTGGCCGCGGGCTTTTTCATCCTGGAATCCGCGGTGCTGGCGCGCCGGTACTCGATGCCGACCGGTCCGGCGGCCGAGGTGGGGACGGTGGAGACCGTGGGACGGGCGCTGTTCACCGACTACCTCCTCGCCTTCGAGATCACCTCGGTGCTGCTCCTGGCCGCGGTGATCGGGGCGATCGCGCTGGCGAAGAGGAAGATATGA